In a genomic window of Chrysemys picta bellii isolate R12L10 chromosome 1, ASM1138683v2, whole genome shotgun sequence:
- the LOC135984087 gene encoding olfactory receptor 51G2-like produces MSAVNDTKLKFAVFLLTGIPGQEDVHLWISIPFCLMYVISIVGNSIILFIIKTDPSLHEPMYIFLSMLAVTDLGLSISTMPTTLGMFLFNSREISLSACFAQLFFIHSFAFTESSVLLLMAYDRFLAICMPLRYASILTPSRIAKMGLVFVLRGVAVVFPLPFLLKHYRYCQANVLSHSYCLNQEVMKTACSDITVSSIYGLFVTVSTVGLDSLLILLSYVMILKTVLSIASHAERLRALSTCISHLCAFLLFYMPMVGLSVIHRFVKNSSPLLVILIGYLYLVISPVMNPIVYSVKSKHLRARIIRVFVK; encoded by the coding sequence atgtcagctgtcaatgacaccaaaCTCAAATTTGCAGTGTTCCTTCTCACtgggatacctgggcaggaagacgtccatctctggatctctatccccttctgcTTAATGTATGTTATTTCGATAGTAGGAAATTCAatcattctgttcattataaaaacagatccaagcctccatgagcccatgtacattttcctttccatgttggctGTCACAGACCTTGGCTTATCAATATCCACCATGCCGACGACACTGGGTATGTTCTTATTTAACTCAAGGGAGATCAGCCTCAGTGCCTGTTTTGCCCAACTGTTCTTCATCCACTCATTTGCATTCACTGAATCCTCCGTGCTGTTGTTGATGGCCTATGACCGCTTTCTCGCGATCTGTATGCCATtgagatatgcttccatcttaacccCGTCAAGAATAGCCAAGATGGGACTGGTGTTTGTGCTAAGAGGGGTGGCTGTAGTATtcccactcccctttctcctAAAACACTACCGATACTGTCAagccaatgtcctctcccattcctactgcctAAACCAGGAGGTCATGAAGACGGCTTGTTCAGATATCACAGTCAGCAGCATCTATGGCTTGTTTGTTACAGTCTCCACAGTGGGGCTGGACTCGCTGCTCATCCTCCTCTCTTAcgtgatgatcctcaaaacagtgctgagcattGCATCCCATGCGGAGCGCCTCAGAGCCCTGAGCACCTGCATCTCCCACCTCTGCGCTTTCCTGCTCTTCTACATGCCAATGGTCGGCTTGTCTGTCATACACAGATTCGTGAAGAACTCTTCTCCCTTGCTTGTGATTCTCATTGGCTACCTCTACCTAGTGATCTCACCCGTGATGAACCCAATCGTATACagcgtgaaaagcaaacaccttcgtgcGAGGATCATCAGGGTGTTTGTGAAGTGA